The Nycticebus coucang isolate mNycCou1 chromosome 2, mNycCou1.pri, whole genome shotgun sequence genome includes a window with the following:
- the CARMIL2 gene encoding capping protein, Arp2/3 and myosin-I linker protein 2 isoform X3: MAQTPDGISCELRGEITRFLWPKEVELLLKTWLPYEGAEPSYVLVLLRWRAYLLHTCLPLRVDCTFSYLEVQAMALQETPPQVTFELESLPELVLEFPDVAALEQLAQHVAAAIKKVFPRSTLRKLFRRPTPSSILARLESSSPSESSCSPCGGFLETYEALCDYNGFPFREEIQWDVDTIYHRQGCRHFSLGDFSHLGSRDLALSVAALSYNLWFRCLSCVDMKLSLEVSEQILHMMSQSSHLEELVLETCGLRGDFVRRLAQALSGHSSSGLRELSLAGNVLDDRGIMALSRHLEHRPGALRRLSLAQTGLTPRGMRALGRALAGNAAFDSALTHLDLSGNPGALVASEDSGGLYSFLSRPNVLTFLNLAGTDAALDTLFAALSRGCCASLTHLDASRNVFSRTKSRAAPASLQQFLSHSGTLRHLSLAGCKLPPDALRALLDGLALNTHLRDLHLDLSACELRSAGAQVIQDLVCDAGSVSSLDLADNGFGSDMVTLVLAIGRSRSLRHVALGRNFNVRCKETLDDVLHRIVQLMQDDDCPLQSLSVSESRLKLGASVLLRALGTNPNLTALDISGNGMGDVGAKMLAKALRVNTRLRSVVWDRNHTSALGLLDVAQAMEQNHSLKAMPLPLNDVAQAHRSRPELTARAVHQIQAYLLRNNRADPASSDHVSNLQPRSLVSDPSEQEVNELCQSVQEHMELLGCGAGPQGEAAVHQAEDAIQNANFSLSILPILYEAGSSPSHHWQLRQKLEGLLGQVGEVCRQDIQDFTQVTLDTTRSLCPQILQGSGWREQLEGALVGSRGFPELLPEQLLHNAFTRLRDMRLSVTGTLAESIVAQALAALSAARDRLVESLAQQAAVAMPSTLPTLDGGEPIPLGPGELEGFVFPEKEEEDVEKEKKKEKDDSPSGKWPEPRHGFHLVSSIHSAAEEPEPEVAAPGEDAEPQAGPSARGSPSPAAPGPPAGALPRMDLPPAGQPLHHPTRARPRPRRQYHHRPPPGGPQVPPALPQEGNGLSARVDEGVEEFFSKRLIQQDRLWAPEEDPATEGGTAPVPRTLRKKLGTLFAFKKPRSTRGPRPDLETSPVAAPRIRKTTLGDLLRPPTRPSRSEEPGGAEGGTSSPDAARRSRPRYTRDSKAYSMILLPAEEEEATLGTRPDKRRPLERGDTELAPSFEQRVQVMLQRIGVSRGSGSAEGKRKQSKDGEIKKAGSDGDIMDSSTEAPPISIKSRTHSVSADPTCRPGPGGQGPESTTWKTLGQQLNAEIRGRGWGQQDGPGPPSPCESPSPRRASPSPDSLGLPEEPCLGPRDEERPLRLQRSPVLKRRPKLEAPPSPSLGSGLGTESLPPQPTEPASPERSPPSPATDQRGGGPNP, translated from the exons ATGGCCCAGACCCCCGACGGAATCTCCTGTGAGCTCCGAG GCGAGATCACCAGGTTCCTGTGGCCAAAGGAGGTGGAACTGCTGCTGAAAACCTGGCTACCCTATGAGGGTGCTGAGCCGAGTTATGTCCTG GTGCTGCTACGATGGAGAGCCTATCTGCTCCATACCTGCCTCCCCCTGAGG GTGGACTGCACCTTCAGCTACCTGGAGGTCCAGGCCATGGCGCTGCAGGAGACACCCCCTCAG GTCACTTTTGAGCTGGAGTCCCTGCCTGAGCTGGTCCTGGAGTTTCCTGATGTGGCTGCCCTGGAACAGCTGGCCCAGCATGTGGCTGCAGCCATCAAGAAGGTCTTCCCTCGCTCAACTCTTAG GAAGCTATTCCGGAGGCCCACACCCTCCTCAATACTGGCTCGGCTGGAGAGCAGCAGCCCCTCAGAGTCCAGCTGTAGTCCCTGCG GTGGCTTCTTGGAGACTTACGAGGCTCTGTGTGACTACAATGGCTTCCCTTTCCGAGAAGAGATTCAGTGG GATGTGGACACCATCTACCACCGTCAGGGCTGCCGCCATTTCAGCCTAGGAGACTTCAGCCACCTTGGCAGTCG GGACCTGGCCTTAAGTGTAGCTGCCCTGTCCTACAACCTGTGGTTCCGGTGTCTCTCCTGTGTGGACATGAAGCTG AGTCTCGAGGTCTCAGAACAGATTCTGCACATGATGAGTCAGTCTTCCCACCTGGAGGAGCTGGTGCTGGAGACTTGTGGCCTGAGGGG AGACTTTGTCCGGAGACTAGCCCAAGCGCTCTCAGGACACTCAAGCTCTGGGTTGCGGGAGCTCAGCCTGGCAGGGAATGTGCTGGATGACAGAG GCATCATGGCACTCAGCAGACACCTAGAGCATCGTCCAGGAGCCCTGAGGAGACTCAGTCTAGCACAGACAGGGTTGACACCTCGAG GAATGAGGGCTCTGGGCCGGGCACTGGCTGGCAATGCTGCCTTTGACTCTGCCCTGACCCACCTAGACCTTTCTGGGAACCCTGGGGCCCTGGTGGCCTCCGAGGACAGTGGG GGCCTCTATAGTTTCCTGAGCCGTCCTAATGTTCTGACCTTCCTGAATCTGGCAGGCACCGATGCGGCCCTGGACACT CTCTTCGCGGCGCTGTCCCGCGGCTGCTGTGCCAGCCTCACCCACCTCGATGCTTCGAGGAATGTCTTCTCCCGCAC GAAGTCCCGGGCTGCGCCAGCCTCCCTGCAGCAATTCCTCAGCCACTCGGGGACGCTGCGGCATCTGAGCCTGGCGGGCTGCAAGCTGCCGCCAGACGCGCTCAG GGCCCTATTGGATGGCCTGGCTCTCAACACGCACCTCCGCGACTTGCACTTGGACCTCAGTGCTTGTGAG CTGCGCTCCGCTGGCGCCCAGGTGATACAAGACTTAGTGTGTGACGCAGGCTCCGTCAGCTCCCTGGATCTGGCTGATAATG GCTTTGGCTCGGACATGGTGACTCTGGTGCTGGCCATTGGAAGGAGCCGGTCCCTGAGACATGTAGCTCTTGGAAGGAACTTCAATGTCCGGTGCAA GGAGACCCTGGATGACGTCCTGCACCGGATTGTCCAGCTTATGCAGGATGACGACTGT CCTCTGCAGTCTCTGTCCGTGTCTGAGTCTCGGCTGAAGCTGGGCGCCAGCGTCCTACTCCGGGCCCTGGGCACTAATCCTAACCTTACAGCCCTGGATATCAGCGGCAACGGCATGGGGGATGTGGGCGCCAAGATGCTGGCCAAGGCGCTGCGGGTCAACACGAGGCTCCG GTCTGTGGTCTGGGACCGGAACCACACTTCTGCTCTGGGCCTGCTGGACGTGGCGCAGGCAATGGAACAGAACCACAGCCTGAAGGCCATGCCTCTGCCACTGAACGACGTGGCCCAGGCACATCGCAGCCGCCCGGAACTGACAGCACGTGCAGTCCATCAG ATCCAAGCCTATCTCTTGAGGAACAACCGCGCAGACCCTGCCTCTTCGGACCACGTGTCGAACCTTCAGCCAAGGAGTCTGGTTTCAGACCCCTCAGAGCAG GAAGTGAACGAACTATGTCAGTCGGTGCAGGAGCACATGGAGCTGCTGGGCTGTGGGGCTGGGCCCCAGGGTGAAGCTGCTGTCCACCAGGCTGAGGATGCCATCCAAAATGCCAACTTCTCTCTCAGT ATTCTCCCCATTCTGTATGAGGCTGGGAGCTCCCCAAGCCATCACTGGCAGCTTCGGCAGAAGCTGGAGGGTCTCCTTGGACAGGTGGGTGAAGTCTGCCGCCAAGACATCCAG GACTTCACTCAGGTCACACTGGACACAACAAGGAGCCTCTGCCCACAGATACTGCAGGGATCTGGCTGGAGGGAGCAGCTAGAGGGGGCCCTGGTGGGCTCCAGGGGCTTCCCAGAGCTGCTGCCAGAACAGCTGCTACACAATGCCTTCACTAGGCTCAG GGACATGCGGCTGTCAGTCACAGGGACCTTGGCAGAGAGCATTGTAGCTCAGGCTCTGGCAGCTCTGAGTGCAGCTCGGGACCGGCTG GTTGAGAGTCTGGCTCAGCAGGCAGCAGTGGCAATGCCCTCTACTCTGCCCACACTGGATGGAGGTGAGCCTATCCCCCTTGGGCCTGGGGAATTGGAAGGTTTTGTCTTccctgagaaggaggaggaggatgtggagaaggaaaaaaagaaggagaag GATGACAGTCCTTCTGGGAAATGGCCTGAACCCAGACACGGTTTTCACCTGGTCTCATCCATTCACA GTGCTGCTGAGGAACCGGAGCCCGAGGTGGCGGCTCCGGGGGAAGATGCGGAGCCGCAGGCGGGGCCTTCCGCACGCGGCTCTCCGAGCCCTGCCGCCCCTGGCCCCCCGGCCGGCGCGCTGCCTCGCATGGACCTGCCACCCGCCGGACAGCCCCTGCACCATCCAACCCGGGCCCGGCCGCGGCCGCGCCGCCAATACCACCACCGTCCGCCGCCGGGGGGCCCGCAG GTGCCCCCAGCCTTGCCGCAGGAAGggaatgggctcagtgcccgcGTGGACGAGGGCGTGGAGGAATTCTTCTCCAAAAGGCTGATCCAGCAGGATCGCCT CTGGGCCCCGGAGGAGGACCCGGCCACTGAAGGGGGTACTGCTCCTGTGCCCCGTACCCTGCGAAAGAAGCTGGGCACACTTTTTGCCTTCAAGAAACCTCGTTCAACACGGGGCCCACGGCCTGATCTAGAGACCAGCCCTGTGGCAGCTCCCCGCATCCGGAAAACCACACTTGGTGACCTGCTGCGGCCACCAACCCGTCCCAGCCGTAGTGAGGAGCCTGGTGGGGCTGAGGGAGGCACCAGCAGCCCTGATGCTGCCCGCAGGAGTCGGCCTCGCTACACAAGGGATAGCAAGGCCTACTCCATGATCCTGCTAcctgctgaggaggaggaagcaaCACTGGGTACCAGACCTGACAAG CGGCGGCCCCTGGAGCGGGGAGACACAGAGCTGGCCCCATCCTTTGAACAGCGGGTACAAGTGATGCTGCAGAGGATAGGAGTAAGCCGAGGCAGTGGGAGTGCGGAAGGCAAGAGGAAGCAA AGCAAAGATGGCGAGATCAAGAAAGCTGGCTCAGATG GTGACATCATGGACAGTTCCACAGAGGCCCCTCCCATTTCAATCAAGTCCCGTACCCACTCCGTATCTGCCG ACCCCACATGTAGACCTGGCCCAGGTGGTCAGGGGCCTGAGTCCACCACCTGGAAGACACTGGGGCAGCAGCTGAATGCAGAGATCAGGGGCCGTGGTTGGGGCCAACAGGATGGCCCAGGGCCCCCTTCCCCTTGTGAAAGCCCAAGCCCCCGAAGAGCCAGCCCTTCCCCAGAtagtctgggcctcccagaagaGCCCTGCTTGGGTCCCAGGGATGAAG AACGGCCCCTGCGACTACAGCGCTCCCCCGTCCTCAAACGCAGACCGAAGCTCGAGGCACCCCCATCCCCAAGCCTAG GATCTGGTCTTGGAACTGAGTCTCTGCCCCCACAGCCCACAGAGCCCGCCAGCCCTGAGCGGAGCCCACCCTCCCCAGCCACAGACCAAAGAGGCGGCGGCCCCAACCCCTGA